Proteins from a single region of Pseudarthrobacter sp. NIBRBAC000502772:
- the pafA gene encoding Pup--protein ligase, whose protein sequence is MDKRIFGIETEFGISYSSPDSRPLAPEEVARYLFRKVVSWGRSSNVFLTNGSRLYLDVGSHPEYATAECDDLAQLIAHDRAGELILDDLVDEAQARLAAEGFNGTVYLFKNNTDSAGNSYGSHENYLIPRRGEFSRLAEILIPFLVTRQLIAGAGKILKTPHGATYAFSQRADHIWEGVSSATTRSRPIINTRDEPHADAEFFRRLHVIVGDSNMSETTALLKVGTVDLILRMIEAGVIMRDMRMENPIRSIREISHDLSGRALVRLANGRQLTALEIQQEYLTKVTAFVQEQGAHNPHVPFILDLWQRTLNAIESGDTSTIDTEIDWAIKKKLMDNYRRRHGLGLDAPRIAQLDLTYHDISRSRGLYYILQSRGAVRRVVDDTVIKDAVDVPPQSTRAKLRGDFVRRAQELGRDYTVDWVHLKLNDRAHQTILCKDPFRSVDERVDALLGSMG, encoded by the coding sequence ATGGACAAGAGAATCTTCGGTATCGAGACTGAGTTCGGAATCTCGTATTCGAGCCCCGATTCCAGGCCGTTGGCCCCGGAAGAAGTGGCCCGGTACCTGTTCCGCAAGGTGGTCAGCTGGGGTCGGTCATCCAACGTGTTCCTGACCAACGGCTCCCGGTTGTACCTCGACGTCGGCTCACACCCTGAGTACGCCACGGCCGAATGTGACGACCTGGCCCAGCTCATCGCGCACGACCGCGCGGGTGAGCTGATTCTGGACGACCTCGTTGACGAGGCACAGGCAAGGCTGGCCGCGGAAGGATTCAACGGCACGGTCTACCTGTTCAAGAACAACACGGATTCGGCCGGTAACTCCTACGGCAGCCATGAAAACTACCTCATCCCGCGCCGCGGCGAATTCTCCCGGCTCGCGGAGATCCTGATCCCGTTCCTGGTGACCCGCCAGCTGATCGCCGGCGCAGGGAAAATCCTGAAGACTCCGCACGGGGCCACGTACGCGTTTTCCCAGCGGGCAGACCACATCTGGGAGGGCGTCTCGTCGGCAACCACGCGGTCACGGCCCATCATCAACACCCGCGATGAACCGCACGCCGACGCCGAATTCTTCCGCCGGCTCCATGTCATTGTGGGCGACTCCAACATGTCCGAAACCACGGCCCTGCTCAAGGTCGGCACCGTGGACCTCATCCTGCGCATGATTGAGGCGGGAGTGATCATGCGCGACATGAGGATGGAAAACCCCATCCGCAGCATCCGCGAGATTTCCCACGACCTCAGTGGAAGGGCGCTGGTCCGTCTGGCCAACGGCCGCCAGCTCACGGCCCTGGAGATCCAGCAGGAGTACCTCACCAAGGTCACGGCCTTTGTTCAGGAGCAAGGGGCCCACAATCCCCACGTACCGTTCATCCTTGATCTTTGGCAACGGACCCTGAACGCCATCGAGAGCGGTGACACCAGCACCATCGACACGGAAATCGACTGGGCCATCAAGAAAAAACTGATGGACAACTACCGGCGGCGGCACGGCCTGGGCCTGGACGCGCCCAGGATTGCCCAGCTGGATCTTACGTACCATGACATTTCGCGGAGCCGCGGGCTGTACTACATCCTGCAGTCCCGGGGTGCGGTTCGGCGGGTTGTGGACGATACCGTGATCAAAGACGCCGTGGACGTGCCGCCGCAATCCACGCGGGCCAAGCTGAGGGGCGATTTCGTCCGACGCGCCCAGGAACTGGGCAGGGATTACACGGTTGATTGGGTGCACCTGAAGCTGAACGACCGCGCGCACCAGACCATCCTGTGCAAGGATCCCTTCCGAAGCGTCGATGAGAGGGTGGATGCCCTGCTGGGCTCTATGGGCTGA
- a CDS encoding FKBP-type peptidyl-prolyl cis-trans isomerase, whose product MRRLLAILIPGLLLLTACGGSPAAPEPTSQSAGDTAKFDSLKLTDHGDKKAPGVEFSKPLEVTEPTIKVVAEGDGDRVKDNQIANISILALSGADGSTLEDTFPGEPEPLQLNEELKTGSPVIYSAFVGSKVGSSLALAIPGQAATAEGAPAQPTQLLLIKVLSTKDAPQTVAPLAKPEGETVTPPAGLPTVKDNDQGVPEISVDGIAAPTALVSQDLIKGTGAEVKETDTLTVNYVGVNLVGGTKFDSSFDRGEPASFPLTGVIPGWTQGLAGKTVGSRVLLVVPKDLAYGDAGQGEAKGDLVFVVDILGVK is encoded by the coding sequence GTGCGCCGACTCCTAGCAATCCTGATCCCCGGCCTGCTGCTGCTTACCGCTTGTGGCGGTTCGCCCGCAGCACCGGAACCCACCAGCCAGTCTGCCGGTGACACTGCCAAGTTCGACTCCCTGAAACTGACGGACCACGGGGACAAGAAGGCTCCCGGTGTCGAGTTCTCCAAGCCCCTCGAAGTCACCGAACCCACCATCAAGGTGGTCGCCGAAGGTGACGGTGACCGGGTCAAAGATAACCAGATCGCAAACATCTCCATCCTCGCGCTCAGTGGTGCGGACGGATCCACGCTGGAGGACACCTTCCCCGGCGAGCCCGAACCACTGCAGCTGAACGAGGAACTGAAGACCGGAAGCCCGGTTATCTACAGCGCGTTTGTTGGCTCCAAAGTCGGCTCGAGCCTTGCCCTGGCCATCCCGGGCCAGGCCGCAACCGCTGAAGGCGCCCCCGCCCAGCCAACGCAGCTTCTCCTGATCAAGGTGCTCTCCACCAAGGACGCACCGCAGACCGTCGCTCCGCTCGCAAAGCCCGAAGGCGAGACTGTCACCCCGCCGGCCGGCCTGCCGACCGTGAAGGACAACGACCAGGGCGTGCCGGAGATCTCCGTTGACGGAATCGCCGCGCCCACAGCACTCGTGTCCCAGGACCTGATCAAGGGCACCGGCGCGGAGGTTAAGGAAACCGACACGTTGACCGTCAACTATGTTGGCGTAAACCTCGTGGGCGGCACTAAATTTGATTCAAGCTTTGACCGCGGCGAGCCGGCCAGCTTCCCGTTGACCGGCGTCATTCCGGGCTGGACCCAGGGACTGGCGGGAAAGACGGTGGGCTCCCGGGTCCTCCTGGTGGTCCCCAAGGACCTCGCGTACGGTGATGCCGGCCAGGGCGAAGCCAAGGGTGACCTTGTCTTCGTTGTGGACATCCTCGGCGTCAAGTAA
- a CDS encoding FKBP-type peptidyl-prolyl cis-trans isomerase — protein sequence MSFGQRDFDRQKPEIDFPQGDVPTELVITDLIEGDGAEAKKGDTVSTHYVGVAWSTGEEFDASWGRGAPLDFRVGVGQVIQGWDQGLLGMKVGGRRRLEIPSELAYGSRGAGGAIGPNEALIFVVDLVGVR from the coding sequence ATGTCATTTGGTCAGCGCGATTTCGACCGCCAGAAGCCTGAAATTGACTTCCCGCAAGGCGATGTCCCCACCGAACTGGTTATCACCGACCTCATCGAGGGTGACGGTGCCGAGGCCAAAAAGGGCGACACCGTCTCCACCCACTACGTCGGTGTGGCCTGGTCCACCGGCGAAGAGTTCGACGCTTCCTGGGGCCGCGGCGCCCCGCTGGACTTCCGTGTGGGCGTGGGCCAGGTCATCCAGGGCTGGGACCAGGGCTTGCTGGGGATGAAGGTGGGCGGCCGCCGTCGCCTGGAGATTCCTTCCGAACTGGCGTACGGCTCCCGCGGGGCCGGCGGAGCCATTGGCCCCAACGAAGCGCTGATCTTCGTGGTGGACCTCGTGGGCGTCCGCTGA
- a CDS encoding YafY family protein produces MSVSRTERLLNLLIALLNTKYGLRRAELRAKVYHDTSGNDVAFGRMFERDKNDLRQFGFDVETVTDLGWSEDDPATTRYRIGKESNRLPDVQLSPGEWTVLLLASQLWERAALGTAAASALRKLQASGTVSDVELPVGVQPRIRPAGQAFDDVVAAMHAQHPVSFPYLAGTTGKEEQRTVEPWGLGSRFGQWYLTGYDRSRKAPRHFRLSRFTGPVTVLEKETYPAPPNFNVRAELDRLPELPLRTAVVDVREGRLLGLRRRATPVAEGSAGTPDAGYERLQVNFRDAEVLAEELASYGPDAVAHAPDELVAAVRHRLRNAATFCAAPSPAYLFADAPRGRTVRKRTSEDQLKRMLQLVPFLVHNQGLHIQDVAARFGVTPAELESDLRILICSGLPGGYPDDLLDIHWEEGHVYITQDLDLKRPVRFTVDEACALLTGLETLNGLPELAEGGALESVTLKLMAAAGEEGLRAGSLAGPEVGPSDAAVLDVVRGAIQERSQLRLVYFSAQRDQVSVRDVDPLRLYSLDNTWYFEAYCHSAQGLRNFRLDRVQEVHPNGNPASTEVRAGESFPAKLFTPNDDDTTVLVQLTRQGAGLADDYYAERVAPLADGGLVAEIRFGSTAWLPMFVAQHGGAARILEPSELGAAALDWIEAALAGYGG; encoded by the coding sequence GTGTCCGTCTCCCGTACTGAACGCCTGCTGAACCTCCTGATAGCCCTGCTGAACACCAAATACGGCCTGCGCCGGGCAGAGTTGCGGGCGAAGGTCTACCATGACACGTCCGGCAACGACGTGGCCTTCGGCAGGATGTTTGAGCGGGACAAGAATGACCTCCGGCAGTTCGGCTTCGATGTGGAAACCGTCACGGACCTCGGCTGGAGCGAAGATGATCCGGCCACCACCCGCTACCGCATCGGCAAGGAATCGAACCGCCTGCCTGATGTCCAGCTCAGCCCGGGGGAGTGGACCGTCCTCCTCCTGGCGTCCCAGTTGTGGGAGCGTGCCGCCCTGGGAACCGCCGCTGCCAGCGCCCTCCGCAAGCTCCAGGCCTCCGGCACCGTGTCCGACGTCGAACTTCCGGTTGGTGTTCAGCCGCGGATCCGGCCGGCGGGCCAGGCCTTTGATGATGTGGTGGCTGCCATGCACGCCCAGCACCCCGTCAGCTTTCCCTACCTGGCAGGCACCACCGGCAAGGAAGAGCAACGGACGGTGGAGCCGTGGGGCCTCGGCAGCCGCTTCGGCCAGTGGTATCTGACCGGCTACGACCGCTCGCGCAAGGCACCGCGCCACTTCCGGCTCTCCCGGTTCACGGGCCCCGTCACGGTGCTGGAGAAGGAAACCTACCCGGCGCCGCCGAACTTCAATGTCCGCGCAGAACTGGACCGGCTTCCGGAGCTCCCGCTCCGGACCGCCGTCGTGGACGTCCGGGAGGGCCGCCTCCTTGGCCTGCGCCGGCGCGCCACGCCGGTTGCCGAGGGGAGTGCCGGAACGCCCGACGCCGGCTACGAACGGCTGCAGGTCAACTTCAGGGACGCTGAGGTGCTGGCCGAGGAGCTCGCATCCTATGGCCCGGACGCTGTGGCACATGCTCCCGACGAGCTGGTGGCAGCCGTGCGGCACCGGCTGCGCAACGCTGCCACCTTCTGCGCCGCTCCCAGCCCTGCCTATCTGTTTGCGGACGCACCGCGGGGCCGCACCGTCCGGAAACGCACGTCTGAGGACCAGCTCAAGCGCATGCTGCAGCTGGTGCCGTTCCTGGTCCACAACCAGGGCCTGCATATCCAGGACGTCGCAGCCCGCTTCGGTGTCACGCCCGCGGAGCTGGAAAGCGACCTGCGGATCCTCATCTGCTCCGGCCTTCCCGGGGGATACCCTGACGACCTCCTGGACATCCATTGGGAGGAAGGCCACGTTTACATCACCCAGGACCTGGATCTCAAGAGGCCGGTCCGGTTTACGGTGGACGAGGCCTGCGCGCTGCTGACCGGGCTCGAGACGCTCAACGGGCTTCCCGAACTTGCCGAAGGAGGTGCCCTGGAGTCGGTGACCCTCAAACTGATGGCAGCGGCCGGCGAAGAAGGGCTGCGGGCCGGTTCGCTTGCCGGTCCGGAGGTGGGCCCGTCGGATGCGGCCGTCCTTGACGTTGTCCGTGGTGCAATCCAGGAGCGGTCGCAGCTACGGCTCGTGTACTTCTCCGCCCAGCGCGACCAGGTCTCCGTACGGGACGTGGATCCGCTCCGCCTGTATTCCCTGGACAACACCTGGTACTTCGAGGCCTACTGCCATTCCGCCCAGGGGCTGCGGAACTTCAGGCTGGACCGGGTGCAGGAGGTCCACCCGAACGGAAATCCCGCCTCCACGGAGGTCCGGGCCGGGGAAAGCTTCCCGGCCAAGCTGTTCACGCCCAACGACGACGACACCACGGTCCTCGTACAGCTCACCAGGCAGGGCGCCGGCTTGGCGGACGATTATTACGCCGAACGTGTGGCACCCCTTGCCGACGGCGGCCTCGTAGCCGAGATCCGGTTCGGCAGCACTGCCTGGCTTCCCATGTTCGTGGCCCAGCACGGCGGGGCCGCCCGGATCCTCGAACCTTCCGAGCTGGGGGCGGCAGCGCTGGACTGGATCGAGGCGGCCCTGGCCGGGTACGGCGGTTAG
- the tatA gene encoding Sec-independent protein translocase subunit TatA: protein MGRLFDGPWPIVIIIVVALLLFAAPKLPAMARSLGQSMRIIKSEVKEMKNDGKTDSTDTASGPVEGKIVNHPPAKPGEPTDGTDVPPSTRA, encoded by the coding sequence GTGGGAAGACTCTTTGATGGCCCGTGGCCAATTGTCATTATCATCGTCGTTGCGCTGCTGCTTTTCGCCGCGCCCAAACTCCCTGCCATGGCCCGCAGCCTTGGCCAGTCCATGCGGATCATCAAGTCCGAGGTCAAGGAAATGAAGAACGACGGCAAAACCGACTCCACCGACACGGCTTCCGGCCCGGTGGAAGGCAAGATCGTTAACCACCCGCCGGCGAAGCCCGGTGAGCCGACCGACGGCACTGACGTTCCGCCGTCGACCCGCGCCTAA
- the tatC gene encoding twin-arginine translocase subunit TatC: MALWDHLKELKNRLIKSAIAVLVAGVGGWFLYDPVVASLSDPLISIARDTGRTAVLNFATIADPFAFKIQIAIQIGLVISSPVWIYQVWAFITPGLTKKERGYTLGFMAAAVPLFLAGVFVAWLVFPTVVRALLQFTPATGANNISATDYLTFATQMLLILGISFLVPVILVGINMAGVVRGRTILKAWRIIVFLVFVLAALAAPGTDALSMFLLAAPLLILFFAAIGLCIFNDKRRDKRVAKQAAETDATADIATPGNELKNL, translated from the coding sequence ATGGCTCTTTGGGACCACCTCAAAGAGCTCAAGAACCGGCTGATCAAATCGGCGATTGCTGTGCTGGTTGCCGGCGTGGGCGGCTGGTTCCTTTACGATCCAGTCGTGGCCAGCCTGTCGGACCCGCTGATTTCCATTGCCCGGGATACGGGGCGCACCGCGGTCCTGAACTTTGCGACCATCGCAGATCCCTTTGCCTTCAAGATCCAGATTGCCATCCAGATAGGGCTGGTTATCTCCAGCCCTGTCTGGATCTATCAGGTGTGGGCTTTTATCACCCCGGGCCTGACCAAGAAGGAACGCGGCTACACGCTCGGCTTCATGGCGGCCGCTGTGCCCCTGTTCCTGGCCGGCGTGTTTGTAGCCTGGCTCGTGTTCCCCACCGTGGTCAGGGCGCTGCTACAGTTCACACCCGCCACCGGCGCCAACAACATCTCGGCCACCGACTACCTGACGTTTGCCACGCAGATGTTGCTTATCCTCGGGATTTCTTTCCTGGTCCCCGTGATCCTGGTCGGCATCAACATGGCCGGTGTGGTCAGGGGCCGGACCATCCTCAAAGCCTGGCGGATTATCGTCTTCCTGGTCTTTGTCCTGGCGGCACTGGCCGCACCAGGCACGGACGCGCTGTCCATGTTCCTGCTTGCTGCGCCGCTGCTGATTCTGTTCTTCGCGGCGATCGGGCTGTGTATCTTCAACGACAAGCGCCGTGACAAACGCGTGGCGAAACAGGCTGCTGAGACGGACGCGACAGCCGACATCGCGACGCCCGGCAACGAACTGAAGAACCTGTAG
- a CDS encoding RNA helicase: MSSISGPLSPSESYRASAERTAEAGTYLGGFVRTLDFELDEFQRLACRSLQEGKGVLVAAPTGAGKTIVGEFAIYLALERNLKAFYTTPIKALSNQKFTELSEKYGAANVGLLTGDTSINGDAPVVVMTTEVLRNMLYADSDTLDDLGFVVMDEVHYLADRFRGAVWEEVIIHLPSEVQVASLSATVSNAEEFGAWLDTVRGDTDIIVSEHRPVPLWQHVMVGRDIVDLFAGETTFDEIAPPADAETGAPLPVQERLTAATKDADGPGFEVNPDLLKMARSEGQQSFAGRFGHGGRSQRRQHRQRTEDRPRQGAEPGAVRKASRPQVIASLDRQDLLPAITFIFSRAGCDAAVAQCVSSGLWLTTEKEQQIIAQRVDEAGQDIPSEDLDVLGFWTWRDGLLRGFAAHHAGMLPTFKEVVEKLFVEGLVKAVFATETLALGVNMPARSVVLEKLDKFNGEAHVDITAGEYTQLTGRAGRRGIDIEGHAVVLWQPGTDPAAVAGLASRRTYPLNSSFRPTYNMSINLLAQFGRARAREILESSFAQFQADRSVVGLARQVRSREESLAGYAKSMTCHLGDFTEYARLRRELSDAENVTSRSKSRAHKSLNEDSLARLMPGDVVDVPGGRAPGPAIVLSSDHSGREPRPAILTLDNQLRRIGTEDLEGPIAPLTRIRIPKSFNAKVPKSRRDLASSARNALRENRPPAPGRSTDFGMGSVLPHQEKRITELRRALRAHPCHGCSEREDHARWSERWWKLRRETDALVRQIQGRTNTIAKTFDRVCDVLSAYGYLEAGADGRLAISPDGQRLRRIYGEKDLLISQALRLGALNDLDAVEVAALASVLVYQAKREDRGLRPRMPSVSLESSVDVVVREWSALEDVEEANKLPLTAEPELGLVWPMYKWAKGRHLQEVLNGTDLAAGDFVRWVKQVIDLLDQLAKIPGLDPRVSRLCAEAISLIRRGVVAYSSVL, from the coding sequence ATGTCCTCTATTTCCGGGCCACTCTCGCCCTCTGAAAGCTACCGGGCCAGCGCGGAACGCACGGCCGAAGCGGGCACCTACCTCGGCGGGTTTGTCCGCACCCTTGATTTTGAACTTGACGAATTCCAGCGCCTCGCCTGCCGGTCCCTCCAGGAGGGCAAGGGAGTGCTGGTGGCTGCCCCCACTGGCGCCGGTAAAACCATCGTGGGCGAATTTGCCATCTATCTCGCTTTGGAACGAAATCTCAAGGCCTTCTACACCACCCCGATCAAGGCCCTGAGCAACCAAAAATTCACGGAACTCTCGGAAAAGTACGGGGCGGCAAACGTCGGTCTACTTACCGGCGACACGAGCATCAATGGCGACGCCCCCGTGGTGGTCATGACCACGGAAGTCCTCCGGAACATGCTCTACGCGGACTCGGACACGCTGGATGACCTCGGCTTTGTGGTCATGGACGAAGTCCACTACCTCGCGGACCGCTTCCGTGGTGCCGTCTGGGAGGAAGTCATCATCCATCTCCCCAGCGAAGTCCAGGTAGCCTCCCTCAGCGCCACGGTTTCCAACGCAGAAGAATTCGGTGCCTGGCTGGATACCGTGCGCGGCGACACCGACATCATTGTCTCCGAGCACCGCCCGGTTCCCCTGTGGCAGCACGTTATGGTGGGCCGGGACATCGTGGACCTGTTCGCCGGAGAAACCACATTCGACGAAATCGCGCCGCCCGCGGATGCGGAGACCGGAGCTCCACTACCGGTCCAGGAGCGGCTCACCGCGGCCACCAAAGACGCGGACGGGCCGGGGTTCGAGGTCAATCCGGACCTGCTCAAAATGGCCCGCAGCGAAGGCCAACAAAGTTTCGCCGGACGCTTTGGCCACGGCGGACGGAGCCAGCGCCGGCAGCACCGGCAACGGACAGAGGACCGCCCCCGGCAGGGAGCCGAGCCCGGCGCCGTCCGGAAGGCCAGCCGGCCCCAAGTGATTGCCAGCCTGGACCGGCAGGACCTGCTGCCCGCCATCACGTTTATCTTCTCGCGGGCAGGCTGCGATGCCGCCGTTGCCCAATGTGTCTCGTCCGGACTCTGGCTGACCACGGAGAAGGAGCAGCAGATCATTGCGCAGCGCGTTGACGAGGCCGGGCAGGACATCCCGTCAGAGGATCTGGACGTTCTCGGCTTCTGGACGTGGCGGGATGGCCTGCTGCGTGGTTTCGCGGCCCACCATGCCGGCATGCTACCCACCTTCAAGGAGGTAGTGGAGAAGCTATTCGTCGAGGGCCTGGTCAAGGCTGTGTTCGCCACCGAAACGCTGGCCCTGGGCGTCAACATGCCGGCCCGCTCCGTGGTCCTGGAGAAGCTCGACAAGTTCAATGGCGAGGCCCACGTGGACATCACCGCGGGGGAGTACACGCAGCTGACCGGCCGCGCGGGCCGCCGCGGCATCGACATCGAAGGCCATGCCGTTGTCCTGTGGCAGCCGGGCACGGACCCTGCGGCTGTTGCCGGCCTCGCCTCGCGGCGTACGTATCCGTTGAACTCAAGCTTCCGGCCGACGTACAACATGAGCATCAACCTGTTGGCGCAGTTTGGCCGCGCCCGTGCGCGGGAAATCCTTGAATCCTCCTTCGCGCAGTTCCAGGCTGACCGGTCCGTTGTCGGACTTGCCAGGCAGGTGCGCAGCCGCGAAGAGTCCCTCGCGGGATACGCAAAATCCATGACCTGCCACCTCGGAGACTTCACCGAGTATGCGCGGTTGCGCCGTGAGCTCTCCGACGCCGAGAATGTCACCTCCCGCAGCAAGTCCCGGGCTCATAAGTCGCTGAATGAAGACTCCCTGGCACGGCTGATGCCCGGCGACGTGGTGGACGTCCCGGGCGGGCGGGCGCCCGGACCGGCGATTGTGCTCAGCTCGGACCACAGCGGCAGGGAGCCGCGGCCTGCCATCCTGACGCTCGACAACCAGCTCAGGCGAATCGGCACCGAGGACCTTGAGGGCCCCATCGCGCCCCTGACACGGATCCGCATTCCGAAGTCGTTCAACGCAAAGGTCCCGAAATCCCGGCGTGACCTCGCATCGTCGGCCAGGAATGCACTGCGCGAGAACCGCCCGCCTGCCCCCGGGCGCAGCACCGATTTTGGCATGGGGTCCGTTTTGCCCCATCAGGAGAAACGCATCACGGAGCTTCGCCGGGCGCTCCGGGCCCACCCCTGCCACGGCTGCAGCGAGCGTGAAGACCACGCGCGCTGGTCTGAGCGCTGGTGGAAGCTGCGCCGGGAGACGGATGCCCTGGTCCGGCAGATCCAGGGCCGGACCAACACCATTGCCAAGACCTTCGATCGCGTCTGCGATGTCCTTTCCGCCTACGGCTACCTGGAAGCGGGAGCTGACGGGCGCCTGGCCATCAGCCCGGACGGCCAGCGACTCCGCCGGATCTACGGGGAGAAGGACCTGCTGATTTCGCAAGCACTGCGGCTGGGCGCGCTCAACGACCTGGATGCCGTCGAAGTAGCAGCCCTGGCCAGCGTCTTGGTCTACCAGGCCAAACGCGAGGACAGGGGCCTCCGCCCCCGGATGCCCAGCGTGTCGCTTGAATCGTCCGTGGATGTGGTGGTCCGGGAATGGTCGGCCCTGGAGGACGTGGAAGAGGCGAACAAACTTCCGCTGACTGCCGAACCGGAACTCGGTCTTGTCTGGCCGATGTACAAATGGGCCAAGGGACGCCACCTCCAGGAAGTGCTCAACGGCACGGACCTGGCGGCGGGCGACTTCGTCCGTTGGGTCAAACAGGTCATCGACCTCCTGGACCAGCTCGCCAAGATTCCCGGCCTGGATCCGCGCGTCTCCAGGCTTTGCGCAGAAGCAATATCACTCATCCGCCGCGGCGTCGTGGCCTACTCTTCCGTACTTTGA